A window from Azoarcus sp. DD4 encodes these proteins:
- a CDS encoding exodeoxyribonuclease VII small subunit — protein MPKPASSPKSFEAAVAELESIVQDMESGQLNLEDALARYQRGIGLLKFCQETLSGAEQRIRQLEGDELTDLPVDLGKGSSQEPA, from the coding sequence ATGCCGAAGCCGGCGTCATCTCCCAAATCCTTTGAAGCCGCCGTTGCCGAGCTCGAATCCATCGTCCAGGACATGGAATCCGGCCAGCTCAATCTGGAAGACGCACTTGCGCGTTATCAACGCGGCATCGGCCTGTTGAAGTTCTGCCAGGAAACGCTCAGCGGCGCGGAACAGCGCATTCGACAGCTCGAAGGCGACGAACTCACCGACCTGCCTGTGGACCTGGGCAAGGGCAGCAGCCAGGAGCCCGCATGA
- a CDS encoding polyprenyl synthetase family protein, producing the protein MTNTAQQDFAGWMSHIQQRTEEALSAALPDPGLAPERLHEAMRYAVLGGGKRVRPLLVHAAGAIGGAQPERLDRIACAVELIHAYSLVHDDMPCMDDDVLRRGKPTVHVEYDEATALLVGDALQTLAFQVLASAPVADSSSRQLGMIGLLAMASGSRGMAGGQAIDLAAVGKQLDLRELEFMHIHKTGALIRSSVLLGAQAGTVDGAVLERLDRYAKLVGLLFQVVDDILDAEADTATLGKTAGKDADNDKPTYVSLLGVADARRLAGEMLDEALAALEPLGERAGRLRDLADYIVHRPF; encoded by the coding sequence ATGACGAACACTGCACAGCAGGATTTCGCAGGCTGGATGAGCCACATCCAGCAGCGCACCGAAGAAGCCCTGTCCGCCGCCCTGCCCGATCCCGGCCTCGCCCCGGAACGCCTGCACGAAGCCATGCGCTACGCGGTGCTCGGCGGCGGCAAGCGGGTGCGCCCGCTGCTGGTGCACGCGGCCGGCGCCATCGGCGGCGCCCAGCCGGAACGACTGGACCGCATCGCCTGTGCGGTCGAGCTCATCCACGCCTATTCGCTGGTGCACGACGACATGCCCTGCATGGACGACGACGTCCTGCGCCGCGGCAAGCCCACCGTGCACGTCGAATACGACGAGGCCACCGCGCTGCTGGTGGGCGATGCACTGCAGACGCTCGCCTTCCAGGTGCTCGCCTCCGCGCCGGTCGCCGATTCCTCCAGCCGCCAGCTCGGCATGATCGGCCTGCTGGCGATGGCCTCCGGGTCGCGCGGCATGGCCGGTGGCCAGGCCATCGATCTTGCCGCAGTCGGCAAGCAGCTCGACCTGCGCGAACTCGAATTCATGCACATCCACAAGACCGGCGCGCTCATCCGCAGCTCGGTGCTGCTCGGCGCCCAGGCCGGCACGGTGGATGGCGCCGTACTCGAACGCCTGGACCGCTACGCCAAGCTCGTCGGCCTGCTGTTCCAGGTGGTGGACGACATCCTCGACGCCGAGGCCGACACCGCCACGCTGGGCAAGACCGCCGGCAAGGATGCCGACAACGACAAGCCGACCTACGTCAGCCTGCTCGGCGTAGCCGATGCCCGGCGACTCGCCGGCGAAATGCTCGACGAAGCGCTCGCCGCGCTCGAACCGCTGGGCGAACGCGCCGGCCGCCTGCGCGACCTGGCCGACTACATCGTCCATCGGCCCTTCTGA
- a CDS encoding acetylornithine transaminase: MKYGEFDSASLMYITNRPDILFERGEGSWLYDAQGKAYLDFVQGWAVNCLGHSPAEVRDAIVAQVGKLINPSPAFYNGPMIELAGLLTAHCALDRVFFANTGAEANEGAIKLARKWGRLHRNGAYQIITFEHSFHGRTLATMSASGKAGWDTLFAPQVPGFPKARLNDIASVEALIGPETVAVMLEPVQGEGGVIPAAPEFLQALRALTREHGILLIVDEVQSGMGRTGRLFAHQHAGIEPDIMTLGKGIGGGVPLSALLATEAVSCFEAGDQGGTYNGNPLMTAAGVAVMRRLTAPGFLDGVVARGEYLAARLHELIARRSLAGERGSGLLRALVLDSERAPAIVKAALEGSPTGLLLNAPRPNLLRFMPSLTVSEAEIDRMVEMLDTLLA; encoded by the coding sequence ATGAAATACGGCGAGTTCGATTCCGCCTCCCTGATGTACATCACCAACCGGCCGGACATCCTGTTCGAGCGCGGCGAGGGTTCCTGGCTCTACGACGCGCAGGGCAAGGCCTATCTCGACTTCGTCCAGGGCTGGGCGGTGAACTGCCTCGGCCATTCGCCGGCCGAGGTCCGCGATGCCATCGTTGCCCAGGTGGGGAAGCTGATCAACCCGAGTCCGGCCTTCTACAATGGCCCGATGATAGAACTGGCCGGCCTGCTCACCGCGCACTGTGCGCTCGACCGGGTGTTCTTCGCCAACACCGGCGCCGAGGCCAACGAAGGCGCGATCAAGCTGGCGCGCAAGTGGGGCCGGCTGCACCGCAACGGCGCCTACCAGATCATCACCTTCGAGCATTCCTTCCACGGCCGCACGCTGGCCACCATGTCGGCGTCCGGCAAGGCCGGCTGGGACACCCTGTTCGCGCCGCAGGTGCCGGGTTTCCCCAAGGCCAGGCTGAACGACATCGCCTCGGTCGAGGCGCTGATCGGGCCGGAGACCGTGGCGGTGATGCTGGAGCCGGTGCAGGGCGAGGGCGGCGTGATCCCGGCCGCGCCCGAGTTCCTGCAGGCGCTGCGCGCGCTCACCCGCGAGCACGGCATCCTGCTGATCGTCGATGAGGTGCAGTCCGGCATGGGCCGCACCGGCCGGCTGTTCGCCCACCAGCATGCCGGCATCGAGCCGGACATCATGACCCTGGGCAAGGGCATAGGCGGTGGCGTGCCGCTGTCGGCGCTGTTGGCGACCGAGGCGGTGAGCTGTTTCGAGGCCGGCGACCAGGGCGGCACCTACAATGGCAACCCGCTGATGACCGCTGCCGGCGTGGCGGTGATGCGGCGCCTGACCGCGCCCGGCTTCCTCGACGGCGTGGTGGCGCGCGGCGAATACCTGGCGGCGCGGCTGCACGAACTGATTGCGCGCCGCAGCCTGGCCGGCGAACGCGGGTCGGGCCTCCTGCGCGCGCTGGTGCTCGACAGCGAGCGTGCCCCGGCCATCGTCAAGGCGGCGCTGGAAGGATCGCCGACTGGCCTGTTGTTGAATGCACCGCGCCCCAACCTGCTGCGCTTCATGCCGTCGCTGACGGTAAGCGAGGCGGAAATCGACCGTATGGTGGAGATGCTGGACACGCTGCTGGCCTGA
- the lspA gene encoding signal peptidase II produces MPELHTAQRPALRAMLPWLALAVLIIVLDQLTKQVVLGTMRYGEVIPVTGFFDLVLVFNRGAAFSFLADHSGWQRWFFTGLAVVICGWLLALMHQHREERLLPTAFALIIGGAIGNVVDRLLHGAVVDFLYFHAGSYGWPAFNLADSAITLGVGLMLWAQLRAGKQASDTNTERPS; encoded by the coding sequence ATGCCTGAGCTGCACACCGCCCAGCGCCCGGCCTTGCGGGCGATGCTGCCCTGGCTGGCCCTCGCCGTGCTGATTATCGTGCTCGACCAGCTCACCAAGCAGGTGGTGCTGGGCACGATGCGCTACGGCGAGGTGATTCCGGTCACCGGCTTCTTCGACCTTGTGCTGGTCTTCAACCGCGGCGCCGCCTTCAGCTTCCTCGCCGACCATTCCGGCTGGCAGCGCTGGTTCTTCACCGGCCTGGCCGTGGTGATCTGCGGCTGGCTGCTGGCGCTGATGCACCAGCATCGCGAAGAACGACTGCTGCCGACGGCCTTCGCGCTGATCATCGGCGGCGCCATCGGCAATGTGGTCGATCGCCTGCTGCACGGCGCAGTGGTCGACTTCCTGTACTTCCACGCCGGCAGCTACGGCTGGCCGGCGTTCAATCTCGCCGATTCGGCGATCACCCTCGGAGTCGGACTGATGCTGTGGGCACAATTGCGCGCCGGCAAACAGGCATCCGACACCAACACGGAGCGTCCCTCGTGA
- a CDS encoding LLM class flavin-dependent oxidoreductase codes for MERRLSVLDLAPITRGSNAAQALANTRDLARHAERWGYTRYWVAEHHNMTGIASAATAVVIGHIAAATSTMRVGAGGIMLPNHAPLVIAEQFGTLESLFPGRIDLGLGRAPGTDQRTARALRRNLVGSDDSFPQDVVELQGWFAEPQPGQAIQAVPGAGLNVPIWLLGSSLYSAGLAAQLGLPFAFASHFAPRFLKQAIALYRSEFKPSEHLAEPYVMVGANAIAADSDEQAQFLFRSLRLRFAAMARGVRGQLPPPEEFDERDWAPNELAFADESLSCSVIGNPQAVRRQLQVLFDDTGANELMLTAQIYDHAARLRSFELVAQAWEQLPA; via the coding sequence GTGGAGCGCAGGCTCTCCGTCCTCGACCTCGCCCCGATCACGCGCGGCAGCAATGCCGCGCAGGCGCTGGCCAACACCCGCGATCTCGCCCGCCACGCCGAACGCTGGGGCTACACCCGCTACTGGGTGGCCGAGCACCACAACATGACAGGCATCGCCAGCGCAGCGACCGCGGTGGTGATCGGCCACATCGCCGCCGCCACTTCGACCATGCGCGTCGGCGCAGGCGGCATCATGCTGCCCAACCACGCCCCGCTGGTGATCGCCGAACAGTTCGGCACGCTGGAATCGCTCTTTCCCGGCCGCATCGACCTCGGCCTGGGCCGCGCCCCCGGCACCGACCAGCGCACCGCGCGCGCCCTGCGCCGCAACCTCGTCGGCAGCGACGACAGCTTCCCGCAGGACGTGGTCGAGCTGCAGGGCTGGTTCGCCGAGCCGCAACCCGGCCAGGCCATCCAGGCGGTACCCGGCGCCGGGCTGAACGTGCCGATCTGGCTGCTCGGTTCCAGCCTCTACAGCGCCGGTCTGGCCGCTCAGCTCGGCCTGCCCTTCGCCTTTGCTTCGCACTTCGCACCGCGCTTCCTCAAGCAGGCGATCGCGCTCTACCGCAGCGAGTTCAAGCCGTCCGAACACCTCGCCGAACCCTACGTGATGGTCGGCGCCAACGCGATCGCGGCCGACAGCGACGAGCAGGCGCAATTCCTGTTCCGTTCCTTGCGCCTGCGCTTCGCCGCAATGGCGCGCGGCGTACGCGGCCAGCTGCCGCCGCCGGAGGAGTTCGACGAGCGCGACTGGGCACCCAACGAACTCGCCTTCGCCGACGAATCGCTATCCTGCTCGGTGATCGGCAATCCGCAGGCGGTGCGCCGCCAGTTGCAGGTGCTGTTCGACGACACCGGCGCCAACGAGCTGATGCTCACCGCGCAGATCTACGACCACGCGGCGCGCCTGCGCTCCTTCGAGCTCGTCGCCCAGGCCTGGGAGCAGCTTCCCGCCTGA
- the folE2 gene encoding GTP cyclohydrolase FolE2: MNSSVAHAIPDVQNSADSRQIAINKVGIKSIRHPVKVSDKTGGVQHTVANFNMYVGLPHNFKGTHMSRFIEILNGNEREISVESFEPMLREMVKRLEAETGHVEMTFPYFINKSAPVSGVQSLMDYEVTFTGEIHEGGRYEFTMKVVVPVTSLCPCSKKISAYGAHNQRSHVTVTATLNDHLWIEEVVQLVEGQASCEVYGLLKRPDEKYVTERAYDNPKFVEDMVRDVAGLLNAEKRIDAYAVESENFESIHNHSAYALIERDKRLEA, encoded by the coding sequence ATGAACAGCTCCGTGGCCCACGCCATCCCAGACGTCCAGAACAGCGCAGACAGCCGCCAGATCGCCATCAACAAGGTCGGCATCAAGTCCATCCGCCATCCGGTCAAGGTCAGCGACAAGACCGGCGGCGTGCAGCACACGGTTGCCAACTTCAACATGTATGTCGGCCTGCCCCACAATTTCAAGGGCACCCACATGTCGCGCTTCATCGAGATCCTCAACGGCAACGAACGCGAGATCTCGGTGGAGTCCTTCGAGCCCATGCTGCGCGAGATGGTCAAGCGCCTCGAGGCCGAAACCGGCCACGTCGAGATGACCTTCCCCTACTTCATCAACAAGTCCGCCCCGGTCTCCGGCGTGCAGAGCCTGATGGATTACGAGGTCACCTTCACCGGCGAAATCCACGAGGGCGGCCGCTACGAATTCACCATGAAGGTGGTGGTGCCGGTCACCAGCCTGTGCCCCTGCTCCAAGAAGATCTCGGCCTACGGCGCGCACAACCAGCGTTCGCACGTCACCGTCACCGCCACGCTCAACGACCACCTGTGGATCGAAGAAGTAGTGCAACTGGTGGAAGGCCAGGCCTCGTGCGAGGTCTATGGCCTGCTCAAGCGCCCGGACGAGAAGTACGTCACCGAGCGCGCCTACGATAACCCCAAGTTCGTCGAGGACATGGTGCGCGACGTCGCCGGCCTGCTGAATGCCGAAAAGCGCATCGACGCCTACGCGGTGGAATCCGAGAACTTCGAATCCATCCACAACCACTCGGCCTACGCCCTGATCGAACGCGACAAGCGCCTCGAGGCCTGA
- a CDS encoding MFS transporter has translation MSSSSSSGPAEQGAWPAPVRALRHRNFRFYFCGQAVSVLGSWIQQVALSWLIYRLTGSVALLGVTAFAALLPMLIVGPLAGAWIDRRDKRRLLIVVQGVLALQAAVLAVLTALDAIGPTLIVAMSVLLGVLNAFDTPLRQAQISVFVGDRADLPNALALNAMVFNSGRFIGPPLAGLILGLTSEAVCFGLNAVSFAALAFGVAMIRVDAQPRAKGSMGAVFREGLKYVWDVYTIRMLILTLATVNVTASSYAVLLPVFAKDVFGGDARMLGWLWGAAGAGAFVGTIFLATRKSLPGLIRVILSGACASALAMLAFSYNRHMPVALAAMAVVGFGISVCNVAINMLLQSLAPDHLRGRVVSFFSSTRFGFDAIGGLIAGLIAAQIGVQAAMVVEGVLLVAFVAWALRIRGRLHGDILIHAGDGHGAASSR, from the coding sequence TTGAGTTCCTCGTCTTCTTCCGGCCCCGCCGAGCAGGGTGCCTGGCCTGCACCGGTGCGCGCGTTGCGCCATCGGAATTTCCGTTTCTATTTCTGCGGGCAGGCGGTGTCGGTGCTTGGCTCGTGGATACAGCAGGTCGCGCTGTCCTGGCTGATCTACCGCCTAACCGGTTCGGTGGCGCTGCTGGGCGTCACTGCCTTCGCCGCGCTCCTGCCCATGCTGATCGTCGGCCCGCTGGCCGGCGCCTGGATAGACCGCCGCGATAAGCGCCGGCTGCTGATCGTGGTGCAAGGCGTGCTCGCCCTCCAGGCGGCGGTGCTGGCGGTGCTGACCGCGCTCGATGCGATCGGGCCGACCCTGATCGTGGCGATGTCGGTGCTGCTCGGCGTGCTCAACGCTTTCGATACGCCGCTGCGCCAGGCGCAGATCAGCGTCTTCGTCGGCGATCGCGCCGATCTGCCCAATGCACTCGCGCTCAACGCGATGGTGTTCAATTCCGGCCGCTTCATCGGCCCGCCGCTGGCGGGCCTCATCCTCGGGCTGACTTCCGAGGCGGTGTGCTTCGGCCTGAACGCGGTGTCGTTTGCGGCGCTCGCCTTCGGCGTGGCGATGATCCGCGTCGACGCCCAGCCGCGCGCCAAGGGCTCGATGGGAGCCGTGTTCCGCGAAGGGCTGAAGTACGTGTGGGACGTATATACCATCCGCATGCTGATCCTGACCCTGGCCACGGTGAACGTCACCGCATCGAGCTATGCGGTGCTGCTGCCGGTGTTTGCCAAGGACGTGTTCGGCGGCGATGCGCGCATGCTGGGCTGGCTGTGGGGTGCGGCCGGGGCGGGCGCCTTCGTCGGCACCATCTTCCTCGCTACCCGCAAGAGCCTGCCGGGGCTGATCAGGGTGATCCTGAGCGGCGCCTGCGCGAGCGCGCTGGCGATGCTGGCCTTCTCCTACAACCGTCACATGCCGGTGGCGCTGGCGGCGATGGCGGTCGTCGGCTTCGGCATTTCGGTGTGCAACGTGGCGATCAACATGCTGCTGCAGAGCCTGGCGCCGGATCACCTGCGCGGCCGGGTGGTGTCCTTCTTCAGCTCCACCCGCTTCGGCTTCGATGCCATCGGCGGCCTGATCGCCGGCCTGATCGCGGCGCAGATCGGCGTGCAGGCGGCGATGGTGGTCGAAGGTGTGCTGCTGGTGGCCTTCGTGGCGTGGGCGCTGCGCATACGCGGGCGCCTGCATGGCGACATCCTGATCCATGCCGGCGATGGTCATGGCGCTGCAAGCTCGCGGTAG
- a CDS encoding aromatic ring-hydroxylating dioxygenase subunit alpha, with the protein MSDIASTARLAPAVSQLPVSWYFDEKVFELEKKLLFDAGPGYVGHELMVPEVGNYRSLEWLDHSKLLFRTDAGIHQLSNICRHRQAIMLQGAGKTEHIVCPIHRWTYDQQGSLLGAPHFPSNPCLNLKRDVLENWHGLLFKGPRSANADLAGMQVAQELDFAGYKLDRVEIHQCNYNWKTFIEVYLEDYHVVPYHPGLGNFVTCDDLTWQFGDWYSVQRVGVTSLAKPGSATYAKWHKAVQEYYGEKKPQHGAIWLTYYPNIMVEWYPHVLVVSTLIPTDVDKTTNVVEFYYPEDIVEFEREFVEAEQAAYMETAIEDDDIGERMDRGRLALLKEGRNEVGPYQSPYEDGMQHFHEFYRRIMEPNV; encoded by the coding sequence ATGTCCGACATCGCTTCCACGGCTCGGCTGGCGCCTGCGGTTTCTCAACTGCCGGTGTCATGGTACTTCGATGAGAAGGTTTTCGAATTGGAGAAGAAACTCCTCTTCGATGCCGGTCCGGGGTACGTCGGCCATGAGCTGATGGTACCGGAAGTCGGCAATTACCGTTCGCTGGAGTGGCTGGACCATTCCAAGCTGCTGTTCCGCACCGACGCGGGCATACACCAGCTGTCGAACATCTGCCGCCATCGCCAGGCGATCATGCTGCAAGGTGCAGGCAAGACCGAGCACATCGTCTGCCCTATTCATCGCTGGACCTACGACCAGCAGGGCAGCCTGCTGGGCGCGCCGCATTTCCCGAGCAATCCCTGCCTCAACCTCAAGCGCGACGTGCTGGAGAACTGGCACGGCCTGCTGTTCAAGGGGCCGCGCTCGGCCAATGCCGACCTGGCCGGCATGCAGGTGGCACAGGAGCTGGATTTTGCCGGCTACAAGCTCGACCGCGTCGAGATCCACCAGTGCAATTACAACTGGAAGACCTTCATCGAGGTCTATCTCGAGGATTACCACGTCGTGCCCTATCACCCGGGTCTGGGCAATTTCGTCACCTGCGACGACCTGACCTGGCAGTTCGGCGACTGGTATTCGGTGCAGCGCGTGGGCGTGACCTCGCTCGCCAAGCCGGGTTCGGCGACCTATGCCAAGTGGCACAAGGCGGTGCAGGAGTATTACGGCGAGAAGAAGCCGCAGCACGGTGCGATCTGGCTGACCTACTACCCCAACATCATGGTGGAGTGGTATCCGCATGTGCTGGTGGTGAGCACGCTGATTCCGACCGATGTGGACAAGACCACCAACGTGGTCGAGTTCTACTACCCGGAAGACATCGTGGAGTTCGAGCGCGAGTTCGTGGAGGCTGAGCAGGCCGCCTACATGGAAACCGCCATCGAGGACGACGACATCGGCGAACGCATGGATCGCGGCCGTCTGGCGCTGCTGAAGGAAGGGCGCAACGAGGTCGGTCCCTACCAGTCGCCGTACGAGGACGGGATGCAGCACTTCCATGAGTTCTACCGGCGGATCATGGAGCCGAATGTCTGA
- the ispH gene encoding 4-hydroxy-3-methylbut-2-enyl diphosphate reductase produces the protein MDNNEILLANPRGFCAGVERAIEIVEQALRRFGAPIYVRHEVVHNKFVVDDLRAKGAIFVEELDEVPAGNTVIFSAHGVSQAVREEADKRGLRVFDATCPLVTKVHLEVARMREQGRELVMIGHKGHPEVEGTMGQVKDGIHLVETAADVAGLQVADPDKLAYVTQTTLSVDDAASIVTALRERFPNIVGPKKDDICYATQNRQDAVKFMTPHADVVFVVGSKNSSNSNRLREVAELRGVPAYLVDNAEGIDPAWIAGKRRIGVTAGASAPEVLVAEVIERLKALSGASVRNLDGVPEKVTFPLPKELQEVR, from the coding sequence ATGGACAACAACGAAATCCTGCTCGCCAACCCGCGCGGCTTCTGCGCCGGCGTGGAGCGCGCCATCGAAATCGTCGAGCAGGCTCTTCGCCGCTTCGGCGCGCCGATCTACGTCCGCCACGAGGTGGTGCACAACAAGTTCGTGGTCGACGATCTGCGTGCCAAGGGGGCGATCTTCGTCGAGGAACTGGACGAGGTTCCCGCCGGCAACACGGTGATCTTCAGCGCCCACGGCGTGTCGCAGGCAGTGCGCGAGGAGGCCGACAAGCGCGGCCTGCGCGTGTTCGATGCAACCTGCCCGTTGGTGACCAAGGTGCACCTGGAAGTCGCCCGCATGCGTGAGCAGGGCCGCGAGCTGGTGATGATCGGCCACAAGGGACACCCCGAAGTCGAGGGTACGATGGGCCAGGTGAAGGACGGCATCCACCTGGTGGAGACAGCCGCGGACGTCGCCGGCCTGCAGGTCGCCGATCCGGACAAGCTCGCCTACGTGACGCAGACCACCCTGTCGGTGGACGATGCCGCTTCCATCGTGACTGCGCTGCGCGAGCGTTTCCCCAACATCGTCGGGCCGAAGAAGGACGACATCTGCTACGCGACGCAGAACCGCCAGGACGCGGTGAAGTTCATGACCCCGCACGCGGACGTGGTGTTCGTGGTGGGCTCGAAGAACAGCTCCAACTCCAACCGCCTGCGCGAAGTCGCCGAGCTGCGCGGGGTGCCGGCCTACCTGGTCGACAACGCCGAGGGCATCGATCCGGCCTGGATCGCCGGCAAGCGACGCATCGGCGTCACCGCCGGGGCGTCGGCGCCGGAGGTGCTGGTGGCGGAGGTGATCGAACGGCTCAAGGCACTGAGCGGTGCTTCGGTGCGCAATCTGGACGGCGTGCCGGAGAAGGTGACGTTCCCGCTGCCGAAGGAGTTGCAGGAGGTGCGCTGA
- the dxs gene encoding 1-deoxy-D-xylulose-5-phosphate synthase, with the protein MSPYPHLERIGSPADLRATERRELGAVANELRAFLIESVSKTGGHLSSNLGTVELTIALHYVFNTPEDRIVWDVGHQTYGHKILTGRREAMSGLRHWGGISGFPRRCESEYDTFGTAHSSTSISAALGMAVAARDRGEDRRAIAVIGDGAMSAGMAFEALNNAGDMDANLLVILNDNEMSISPPVGALTKILARLMSGSTYNAARRVGEKVLGMAPPMAELARKVEEYAKGMIAPGTLFEEFGFHYYGPIDGHDLDALIPTLQNIRKLKGPQFLHVITRKGQGYKLAEADPILYHGVSKFDHTAGIQTGKGGGKLTYTQVFSDWLCDIAAADSRIVGITPAMREGSGLVAFAQQFPDRYYDVGIAEQHALTFAAGLACEGLKPVVAIYSTFLQRAYDQLIHDIALQNLPVVLAIDRGGLVGADGATHHGAFDLSFLACVPNLVVMAPADENECRQMLYTAVCHDGPTAVRYPRGGGSGVAPAKQMTALPIGKGEIRRSGQRIALLAFGSMLGVALEAGEALDATVANMRFVKPLDEALIAELAANHDLLVSVEENAVIGGAGAEVARFLDTLPKRPRMLRLGLPDRFIDHGDQTQLLASVGLDKAGILAAIERVYPGNS; encoded by the coding sequence ATGTCACCGTATCCGCACCTGGAACGCATCGGTTCTCCCGCCGACCTCCGCGCCACCGAGCGCCGCGAGCTCGGCGCCGTCGCCAACGAACTGCGCGCCTTCCTGATCGAATCGGTATCGAAGACCGGCGGCCACCTGTCGTCCAACCTCGGCACCGTCGAGCTCACCATCGCCCTGCACTACGTCTTCAACACGCCCGAAGACCGCATCGTGTGGGACGTTGGCCACCAGACCTACGGCCACAAGATCCTCACCGGCCGCCGCGAGGCGATGAGCGGGCTGCGCCACTGGGGCGGCATCTCCGGTTTTCCGCGCCGCTGCGAAAGCGAGTACGACACCTTCGGCACCGCGCACTCGTCCACTTCGATCTCGGCCGCGCTCGGCATGGCGGTCGCCGCCCGCGACCGCGGCGAGGACCGCCGCGCGATCGCGGTGATCGGCGACGGAGCGATGTCGGCCGGCATGGCCTTCGAAGCGCTCAACAACGCCGGCGACATGGATGCGAACCTGCTCGTCATCCTCAACGACAACGAGATGTCGATCTCGCCGCCGGTCGGCGCGCTCACCAAGATCCTCGCCAGACTGATGTCCGGCTCCACCTATAACGCCGCGCGCCGCGTCGGCGAGAAGGTGCTGGGCATGGCGCCGCCCATGGCCGAACTGGCGCGCAAGGTCGAGGAATACGCCAAGGGCATGATCGCGCCGGGCACCCTGTTCGAGGAATTCGGCTTCCACTACTACGGCCCGATCGACGGCCACGACCTCGACGCGCTGATCCCCACGCTGCAGAACATCCGCAAGCTCAAGGGCCCGCAGTTCCTGCACGTGATCACCAGGAAGGGCCAGGGCTACAAGCTCGCCGAGGCCGACCCCATCCTGTACCACGGCGTCTCCAAGTTCGACCACACCGCCGGCATCCAGACTGGCAAGGGCGGCGGCAAGCTCACCTACACCCAGGTGTTCAGCGACTGGCTGTGCGACATCGCCGCCGCCGACTCGCGCATCGTCGGCATCACCCCGGCCATGCGCGAAGGCTCCGGCCTGGTCGCCTTCGCACAGCAGTTCCCCGACCGTTACTACGATGTCGGCATCGCCGAGCAGCACGCGCTCACCTTCGCCGCCGGCCTCGCCTGCGAGGGCCTCAAGCCTGTGGTGGCGATCTACTCGACCTTCCTGCAGCGTGCCTACGACCAACTCATCCACGACATCGCACTGCAGAACCTGCCGGTGGTGCTGGCGATAGACCGCGGCGGTCTGGTCGGCGCCGACGGCGCCACCCACCACGGCGCCTTCGATCTGTCCTTCCTCGCCTGTGTGCCCAACCTGGTGGTGATGGCGCCGGCCGACGAGAACGAATGCCGGCAGATGCTCTATACCGCGGTCTGCCACGACGGCCCCACCGCAGTGCGCTACCCGCGCGGCGGCGGCTCCGGCGTCGCGCCGGCCAAGCAGATGACGGCGCTGCCCATCGGCAAGGGCGAGATCCGCCGCAGCGGCCAGCGCATCGCGCTGCTCGCCTTCGGCAGCATGCTGGGCGTTGCGCTGGAAGCCGGCGAAGCGCTCGATGCCACTGTCGCCAACATGCGCTTCGTCAAACCGCTGGACGAAGCGCTGATCGCCGAACTCGCCGCGAACCACGACCTGCTGGTGAGCGTCGAAGAGAATGCGGTGATCGGTGGGGCCGGCGCGGAGGTCGCCCGCTTCCTCGACACCTTGCCCAAGCGGCCACGCATGTTGCGCCTGGGCCTGCCCGACCGGTTCATCGACCACGGCGACCAGACCCAGCTGCTCGCCTCCGTCGGCCTGGACAAGGCCGGAATACTCGCTGCCATTGAGCGCGTCTATCCCGGCAATAGTTGA
- a CDS encoding peptidylprolyl isomerase produces the protein MSQTVAANSLVTLHYRITLPNGQPLISTFEATPATLQLGAGEMLPAMEQLIIGLEIGSNHVFELEPESAFGPHRAELVERVKREHMPAEEIEAMSIMEFTAPDGSRYSGLVREIDEQSALIDFNHPLAGKAIRFEVKIIGAS, from the coding sequence GTGAGTCAGACCGTCGCCGCCAACAGCCTCGTCACCCTGCATTACCGGATCACCCTGCCCAACGGCCAGCCGCTGATCAGCACCTTCGAGGCCACGCCCGCCACGCTGCAGCTCGGCGCCGGCGAAATGCTGCCGGCCATGGAACAGCTCATCATCGGCCTGGAAATCGGCAGCAACCACGTCTTCGAACTGGAGCCGGAAAGCGCCTTCGGCCCCCATCGCGCCGAGCTGGTCGAGCGCGTCAAGCGCGAACACATGCCGGCCGAGGAAATCGAAGCGATGTCGATCATGGAATTCACCGCGCCCGACGGTTCGCGCTATTCCGGCCTGGTGCGCGAGATCGACGAACAATCGGCGCTGATCGACTTCAACCACCCGCTCGCCGGCAAGGCGATCCGCTTCGAGGTGAAGATCATCGGCGCTTCCTGA